The Siphonobacter curvatus genome includes a window with the following:
- a CDS encoding acyltransferase family protein gives MNLPSDGLSTVVVPPSRFYALDASRAVALLLGIFYHGIEPFIQYKPGNAYFTHDNTSSSLLDFVFFTLHAFRMHAFFLIAGFFAHQLYHKRGVAGFVEHRFKRVILPLVLFWPPLHLIFRALRIWGRQRLKDFSETPGQQAVSPWLTSWNEFWSGQWFNPEGLLMPLYHLWFLYYLVLFCGTALLVRPLLVTVLKSMGKFLPRFDSFFRQLMYKPWAAWVVGLVVAVAMLRMNQLFGVDTPNNNLIPNTRPFLVYSLFFGLGWLLRRQSEVLPQLKTHRHVTLFFSGCLLAGVYVYFLSQSGRAWADASSALLSDHVYKACYGLASTGLVFAFLGYMLHFFSRPNATFRYLADASYWMYLAHFPLVVVLQILVSAQPWPWLLKVTVIFGVSIVTLLLSYHYLVRDRWLGTLLNGKAVRKVN, from the coding sequence ATGAACTTACCCAGCGATGGTCTGTCTACCGTTGTAGTCCCGCCGAGTCGATTTTACGCCTTAGATGCAAGCCGGGCTGTGGCCTTGTTGTTAGGCATCTTTTATCACGGCATTGAACCGTTTATTCAGTATAAACCGGGAAATGCCTACTTCACCCACGATAACACCAGTAGTTCGCTACTTGATTTTGTGTTTTTTACGCTGCATGCTTTTCGAATGCACGCATTCTTTCTGATTGCGGGCTTTTTCGCTCATCAGCTCTATCACAAACGCGGAGTAGCTGGTTTTGTGGAGCATCGGTTCAAACGCGTAATCTTGCCATTGGTACTCTTTTGGCCGCCGCTACACCTCATCTTTCGGGCCTTACGCATTTGGGGCCGCCAGCGATTGAAAGATTTCTCCGAAACACCGGGGCAGCAGGCGGTTTCTCCCTGGCTTACGTCCTGGAATGAATTCTGGAGTGGACAATGGTTCAATCCCGAGGGATTACTTATGCCGCTCTACCACCTTTGGTTTCTGTATTACCTGGTTTTATTCTGCGGTACGGCCCTTTTGGTTCGTCCACTGCTGGTTACGGTGTTGAAATCAATGGGTAAGTTTCTTCCCCGATTCGATTCATTTTTCCGCCAGCTCATGTACAAACCCTGGGCCGCCTGGGTGGTTGGGCTGGTGGTGGCAGTCGCCATGCTGCGAATGAATCAGCTTTTTGGCGTGGATACGCCTAACAATAATCTGATACCCAATACCCGTCCCTTTTTGGTGTACAGCCTTTTTTTCGGACTGGGTTGGTTGTTACGGCGACAAAGCGAAGTACTACCGCAACTCAAAACGCATCGGCACGTAACGCTGTTTTTCAGCGGGTGCTTACTGGCCGGCGTTTACGTATATTTTTTATCGCAATCCGGCCGGGCTTGGGCTGATGCCAGCTCAGCCTTGCTTAGTGACCATGTCTACAAAGCCTGTTACGGGTTGGCCTCTACGGGTCTGGTTTTTGCGTTTTTAGGATACATGTTGCACTTCTTCTCCCGACCTAACGCTACGTTTCGCTATTTGGCTGATGCTTCGTACTGGATGTATCTGGCCCATTTTCCGCTGGTGGTGGTGCTACAAATTCTGGTTAGTGCCCAACCCTGGCCTTGGCTGCTAAAAGTAACCGTCATTTTTGGGGTTTCGATCGTTACCCTATTGTTGAGCTATCACTATCTGGTTCGTGATCGTTGGCTCGGTACGCTTCTTAATGGCAAAGCCGTGCGAAAGGTTAATTAA
- a CDS encoding glycoside hydrolase family 127 protein: protein MNRFRTGLLIGTLCTQALLGFAQEPVKSFPLREVRLLPGAFKEAEQTDLQYIMAMDPDRLLAPYRREAGLPSKVASYGNWENTGLDGHMGGHYLTALSLMAASTGDKRVQDRLTYMVAELKRCQDQLGTGYVGGVPGGVAIWKDIAQGKIDAGTFSLNSKWVPLYNIHKTFAGLRDAYLVAGNEQAKTMLIRLADWMIQLSAGLSDEQIQNMLRSEHGGLNEVFADVSFITGDKKYLELARRYSHRVILDPLVEQLDRLNGLHANTQIPKVIGFERIAELSGDSAYHRAARFFWETVVKQRTVAIGGNSVSEHFNPANNFSSMISRVEGPETCNTYNMLKLTKQLYEAEGKASYLDYYERALYNHILSTQRPGTGGFVYFTPMRPRHYRVYSQVPQGMWCCVGSGLENHGKYGEMIYAHRGNDLYVNLFIPSQLNWKEQGVMLTQQTKFPDQESTRLTLTTTQPRKFTLNLRYPSWVAAGALSLKINGKKTDVSAQPGSYIALERTWKKGDQIEITLTMQTTTEALPDGSNYVAFLRGPIVLAAKTDTTDLNGLLADDSRMGHIAAGKTYPLQQMPLLVSTESRIEKYLKPVPGKSLTYTASELLYPAKYRTLELIPFYRLHDARYVIYWQKQSPEGLQKMQEELARQEAVAQQLAAITLDVVYAGEQQPESDHFVKSEKSNTGQNQDRHWRDARGWFSYQLKNPNQQADRIQVTYWGKDRNRKFKILLNDQPLATVEQDGQKGEAFYTEEYAIPASQNAQAGPLTVKFLAEPGSATGGIYEVRLLKK from the coding sequence ATGAATCGGTTTCGTACAGGACTACTTATTGGTACGTTATGCACCCAGGCTTTACTCGGTTTCGCTCAGGAACCGGTAAAGTCTTTTCCACTCCGTGAGGTACGACTGCTCCCCGGAGCATTTAAAGAAGCGGAGCAAACGGATCTCCAGTACATCATGGCGATGGATCCGGACCGTTTGCTGGCTCCGTATCGGAGAGAAGCGGGCCTACCCTCCAAAGTAGCCAGTTACGGGAATTGGGAAAATACCGGGCTGGACGGGCACATGGGTGGGCATTACCTGACGGCTTTGTCACTCATGGCCGCTTCTACGGGTGATAAGCGAGTGCAAGACCGACTTACCTATATGGTCGCCGAGCTAAAACGTTGTCAGGATCAATTGGGAACCGGTTATGTCGGGGGCGTACCGGGCGGCGTTGCCATCTGGAAGGACATTGCCCAGGGAAAAATTGATGCAGGAACTTTTAGTCTGAATTCGAAATGGGTGCCCCTTTATAACATCCATAAAACCTTCGCTGGTTTGCGGGATGCGTATCTGGTGGCGGGCAATGAGCAGGCCAAAACGATGCTGATCCGATTGGCCGACTGGATGATTCAGCTTTCCGCAGGATTAAGCGACGAGCAAATCCAGAATATGTTACGCTCCGAGCACGGTGGATTGAATGAGGTATTTGCGGATGTATCCTTCATTACGGGAGATAAGAAATACCTCGAACTGGCTCGCCGTTACTCGCACCGCGTTATTCTGGATCCACTGGTTGAGCAACTGGATCGGCTAAATGGTTTACACGCCAATACGCAGATTCCCAAGGTTATAGGGTTTGAACGCATTGCCGAGCTTAGTGGGGATAGTGCGTACCATCGGGCTGCCCGTTTTTTCTGGGAAACCGTTGTCAAGCAACGTACGGTAGCCATTGGGGGAAATAGTGTGAGTGAACACTTCAATCCCGCCAACAATTTCAGTTCGATGATTAGCCGCGTGGAGGGGCCAGAAACCTGTAATACGTACAACATGCTTAAATTGACCAAGCAGTTATACGAAGCGGAGGGAAAAGCCAGCTACCTGGATTATTACGAACGTGCTTTGTACAACCACATCCTCTCGACACAACGGCCGGGTACGGGTGGGTTTGTGTACTTCACGCCCATGCGGCCCCGTCATTATCGCGTGTACTCGCAGGTACCGCAGGGGATGTGGTGTTGCGTGGGTTCGGGATTGGAAAATCATGGGAAATACGGTGAAATGATTTATGCTCACCGGGGTAATGATCTGTACGTCAACTTATTCATTCCTTCGCAGTTGAATTGGAAAGAGCAAGGAGTGATGTTAACTCAACAAACGAAGTTTCCGGATCAGGAAAGTACCCGGCTGACGCTAACAACGACGCAACCCCGGAAATTTACGCTGAACCTACGGTATCCGTCCTGGGTAGCGGCTGGAGCTTTGAGCCTAAAAATCAATGGAAAGAAGACGGATGTATCGGCTCAACCAGGGTCGTACATTGCTCTGGAGCGTACTTGGAAGAAAGGGGATCAAATCGAGATTACCCTTACCATGCAAACGACTACCGAAGCCTTACCGGATGGTTCAAATTACGTGGCTTTCCTGCGGGGACCAATCGTACTGGCGGCTAAAACGGATACCACCGATCTGAATGGCTTGCTGGCTGATGATAGTCGGATGGGACACATCGCAGCCGGGAAAACGTATCCGCTTCAGCAAATGCCCCTGCTGGTGAGTACCGAATCGCGGATTGAAAAATACCTGAAACCCGTACCAGGCAAATCGCTTACCTACACGGCCTCTGAATTACTGTATCCGGCCAAGTATCGGACGCTGGAGCTTATTCCTTTTTATCGGCTCCATGACGCCCGCTACGTAATTTACTGGCAAAAACAAAGTCCGGAAGGCTTACAGAAAATGCAGGAAGAGTTGGCCCGGCAGGAGGCAGTAGCTCAGCAGTTAGCCGCGATAACGCTGGATGTTGTCTATGCGGGCGAACAGCAACCCGAATCGGATCATTTTGTCAAGAGCGAAAAAAGCAATACGGGGCAAAATCAGGACCGTCACTGGCGGGATGCCCGAGGCTGGTTTAGTTATCAGCTCAAAAACCCGAATCAGCAGGCGGATCGTATACAGGTGACGTATTGGGGTAAGGACCGAAACCGAAAGTTCAAAATTCTCTTAAACGATCAACCTTTGGCTACTGTTGAGCAGGATGGTCAGAAAGGCGAAGCGTTTTATACGGAAGAATACGCCATTCCGGCCTCTCAAAATGCTCAGGCAGGACCGCTAACGGTCAAGTTTCTCGCGGAGCCGGGTTCGGCGACGGGGGGAATTTATGAGGTGCGGCTGCTAAAGAAATAA
- a CDS encoding NADPH-dependent FMN reductase, whose translation MYTLKIITSTTRPGRKGPSIADWVASVAQRHPDFSVEILDLGEIHLPLMDEPAHPAMRQYEHEHTKQWSAKIDEADAFIIVTAEYNFSITAPLKNALDYVYHEWAYKPVGIVSYGGQSGGLRAAQVLKQVLTTLKMVPLVESVALTFFNKLFDDEMNFQPTDSSERAADAMFKELARWTKALQTLRA comes from the coding sequence ATGTATACGCTCAAAATCATTACCTCCACTACTCGTCCGGGTCGTAAAGGACCTAGCATTGCTGACTGGGTAGCTTCCGTAGCCCAACGCCATCCTGATTTCTCGGTGGAAATACTGGATTTGGGTGAAATCCATCTTCCCTTGATGGACGAACCCGCCCATCCTGCCATGCGTCAGTACGAACACGAACACACCAAGCAGTGGAGTGCGAAGATTGATGAAGCGGATGCCTTCATAATTGTTACCGCCGAGTATAACTTCAGTATTACGGCTCCCCTAAAAAATGCTCTGGATTACGTCTATCACGAATGGGCCTACAAGCCCGTGGGCATTGTCAGTTACGGCGGTCAATCGGGCGGACTACGGGCGGCTCAAGTGCTTAAGCAAGTACTCACGACGCTGAAAATGGTACCGCTCGTGGAGAGCGTAGCCCTGACGTTTTTCAATAAGCTATTTGACGATGAGATGAATTTCCAGCCTACCGATAGCTCCGAAAGAGCGGCGGATGCGATGTTCAAAGAGTTGGCCCGCTGGACGAAAGCGTTGCAGACCTTACGGGCTTAA
- a CDS encoding SusC/RagA family TonB-linked outer membrane protein, with protein sequence MKTSIPRSLVWLTVWLLSHATFAQTVSLQGKVLSTDQEPLVGATVQIKGTQSAALTQPDGSFQLSVPAGSTILRVSYIGFESKEITLNGQTRLTIELKPDSRQLNELVITGYSTQNRKDIVGSIAKISGEELKNVPAASFNQLLQGKVTGVQVQSNSGVPGGGITFRIRGNNSINASVDPLYVIDGVFVSTSEPIRTGLGQQQQSNPLADINPADIESIQVLKDANATAIYGSLGANGVVIVTTKRGSLNSRAKITANVSHGWSSAIKKFKATTGPETATLVNEAVRNTAQDRGLDPTTVAVPFPDPSTVPTYDRISDLFRVASTSAYDLSAQGGTAKSTYFAGFSYLKQESIVKPSDFERYTLRFNYDNYLTDKLKLGHSINVTRSFRNVSSNDNNPTGVINSAIFPRSYLPIFNEDGTYARSGSFDNHLALINNLNNQAVGWRTIGNVFAELHILPELTLRSSWSLDNTDMYENNYSNTLIAAGIATKGAATSFETKNLIFTNEQVLTYIKSFGEKHRINALVGNTFNRVLNESTSASGQNFASNDLTAISVAATTTGSSGRSRATLLSFFGKASYTYNNRFTFDASLRADASSKFGADRRWGYFPSGGVAWNASHESFIEDLNVFSDLKFRASLGLSGNQNGIGPYAAQGLWSSGANYLDAAGIAPSQLENRQLTWETTRQVDIGTEFSFFKNRLSFIVDYYNKYTYDLLLNVPVPSRSGFTTYLQNYGAVRNKGVEFSIHSENFAGSNFRWSTDFNVSFNRNRIEKLASDIAQGASGRNISILRQGYSVNSFQLYKQLYVDPQTGNAVYEDVNKDGLITSADRQIVGNALPRFTGGLTNTLSYKRFDLNFLFYFQQGNKIMSMHDFFLVHGGTQNFIGFIPRQLERWQKPGDVTEIPRMTTYSGDPTVNGGASNNYSGNVTNQSTRYLLDGSFIRLRNVSLGYTLPDAITRRARLSVVRAYVQIANLLTFTRYSGLDPEVNSQSNNQNTSGYDWATVPQPRTVQAGLSVTL encoded by the coding sequence ATGAAAACAAGTATACCTCGTTCTTTGGTATGGCTTACGGTTTGGTTGCTGAGTCACGCAACCTTTGCTCAAACCGTATCGCTCCAAGGCAAAGTTCTTTCTACTGATCAGGAACCTCTGGTAGGAGCGACCGTACAAATCAAAGGCACGCAATCAGCGGCATTGACGCAGCCCGATGGTTCTTTTCAGTTGAGCGTTCCGGCAGGTTCAACCATCCTACGGGTAAGCTATATCGGCTTTGAATCCAAGGAAATTACGCTAAACGGTCAGACGCGTTTAACCATCGAGCTTAAACCTGACAGCCGGCAGCTGAACGAACTGGTCATTACGGGTTATAGTACCCAAAATCGAAAAGACATTGTCGGTTCGATTGCAAAAATTTCCGGGGAAGAACTCAAAAACGTACCCGCCGCCAGTTTCAATCAACTCTTACAGGGCAAAGTGACGGGGGTGCAGGTACAGTCAAATTCTGGCGTACCCGGTGGCGGGATTACCTTTCGTATTCGGGGGAACAACTCCATTAACGCCTCCGTCGATCCTTTGTACGTCATTGATGGAGTGTTTGTAAGCACGAGTGAACCCATCCGTACGGGCCTGGGGCAGCAGCAGCAATCCAATCCCTTAGCCGACATTAACCCGGCTGATATTGAAAGTATTCAGGTCTTGAAAGATGCCAACGCTACTGCCATCTACGGTTCATTGGGAGCCAATGGAGTTGTGATCGTCACCACGAAGCGGGGAAGTCTGAACAGTCGGGCTAAAATCACCGCCAATGTGTCGCACGGCTGGTCATCCGCCATTAAAAAATTTAAAGCTACCACCGGTCCCGAAACCGCCACGCTGGTCAACGAAGCCGTTCGAAATACGGCTCAGGATCGCGGTTTGGACCCTACTACCGTTGCAGTCCCTTTTCCCGATCCTAGCACCGTGCCTACGTACGACCGCATCAGCGATCTGTTTCGGGTGGCTTCTACGTCCGCGTATGATCTTTCGGCTCAGGGTGGTACGGCCAAGAGTACCTATTTTGCCGGATTTAGCTATCTCAAGCAGGAATCAATTGTCAAACCATCTGATTTTGAACGATATACCCTTCGTTTTAACTACGACAATTACTTAACCGACAAACTTAAGCTGGGCCATAGTATCAACGTGACGCGTTCGTTTCGCAACGTGAGTAGTAATGATAATAACCCCACGGGTGTCATCAACTCGGCTATTTTCCCACGTTCGTACCTGCCCATTTTCAACGAAGATGGCACCTACGCCCGATCGGGTAGTTTCGATAATCACCTGGCCCTGATCAACAATCTGAATAACCAGGCCGTCGGATGGCGGACCATTGGTAACGTATTTGCCGAATTACATATCCTGCCGGAACTGACCTTGCGAAGCAGCTGGAGTCTGGACAACACGGACATGTACGAAAACAACTACAGCAATACGCTCATTGCCGCCGGGATTGCTACCAAGGGAGCGGCGACTTCATTTGAAACTAAAAACCTGATTTTCACTAATGAACAGGTACTTACCTACATCAAATCTTTCGGGGAAAAGCATCGGATCAATGCACTGGTAGGAAATACGTTCAACCGGGTATTGAACGAAAGCACGAGTGCATCGGGGCAGAACTTTGCCAGTAACGATCTGACGGCGATTTCGGTAGCTGCTACCACGACGGGCTCTTCCGGTCGGAGCCGGGCTACCTTGCTTAGTTTCTTCGGAAAGGCCAGTTACACTTACAATAACCGCTTTACGTTCGATGCCAGTTTGCGGGCCGATGCCTCGTCCAAATTCGGGGCCGACCGCCGTTGGGGGTATTTCCCTTCGGGCGGGGTAGCCTGGAACGCTTCCCACGAATCATTCATTGAGGATTTAAACGTCTTTAGTGACCTGAAATTTAGAGCCAGTCTGGGTCTGAGTGGGAATCAAAACGGCATCGGGCCCTACGCCGCTCAAGGTTTGTGGTCGTCGGGAGCGAACTACCTCGATGCAGCAGGGATTGCTCCTTCGCAGCTCGAAAACCGACAACTTACCTGGGAAACAACCCGTCAGGTCGACATTGGGACGGAGTTCAGCTTTTTCAAAAACCGACTCAGTTTTATCGTGGATTACTACAACAAGTACACCTACGATCTGCTGCTGAACGTTCCCGTACCCTCACGTTCTGGTTTTACGACGTATTTGCAGAACTACGGAGCGGTTCGTAACAAAGGCGTGGAGTTTTCGATTCATTCCGAAAATTTCGCGGGATCAAACTTCCGCTGGTCCACGGATTTCAATGTTTCCTTCAACCGGAATCGCATTGAAAAACTGGCCTCGGATATTGCTCAGGGAGCTTCGGGTCGGAATATTTCCATTCTGCGGCAGGGCTACTCCGTCAACTCGTTTCAGTTGTACAAACAGCTTTACGTCGATCCACAAACGGGCAATGCCGTATACGAGGATGTCAATAAAGATGGACTGATTACCTCCGCGGATCGGCAAATAGTGGGCAATGCCCTGCCGCGTTTTACGGGCGGACTTACCAATACGCTCTCGTATAAACGATTCGACCTGAACTTTCTCTTTTACTTCCAGCAGGGTAATAAAATCATGAGTATGCATGATTTCTTCCTGGTACACGGAGGTACGCAGAACTTCATCGGCTTTATTCCCCGGCAACTCGAACGCTGGCAAAAACCGGGTGACGTTACGGAAATTCCCCGGATGACGACCTACAGTGGCGATCCCACCGTCAACGGCGGAGCATCTAACAATTACAGCGGAAACGTGACCAATCAGAGTACCCGGTATTTACTCGATGGCTCGTTCATTCGGCTGCGAAACGTGTCCCTGGGTTACACGCTACCGGATGCGATTACCCGCAGAGCCCGTTTGTCGGTAGTACGGGCCTACGTACAAATTGCCAACCTGCTCACCTTCACCCGCTATTCCGGACTTGATCCGGAAGTGAACTCGCAAAGTAATAACCAGAACACGTCGGGCTACGACTGGGCGACGGTACCCCAGCCCCGAACGGTACAGGCTGGTTTGAGTGTCACTTTATAA
- a CDS encoding RagB/SusD family nutrient uptake outer membrane protein, with product MKRYILAAVLTASLISCDKYLDETPNNALPAATAIRDAGTARAAINGAYSRVQSYYASGYPTLGTITTDNVIFNGTLSQYLQLDQNAVTPDNAITLDVYQSIYRAINTVNSIIAYVPAINDPNLGSTEKNTILGEAYFIRALGYFDLGRAWGGVQLQLTPTTTLDGLKGIKRSTLTQTYDQVLADLTKAEELLAEDATTRNRAQKSTARALRARVHLYRKEWAEAETYASQVIGNTKYALVKPYKTFFTSPFLSQESVFELSFSTNNRNSYWNLWYPSSLGGQYTLKPSATIVEKLNNPAIGGSRKALLAGTGNNVYGVLYNTSATSTDPSYVIRIAELYLIRAEARAQQNKLTEALADLNTVRSRADVAAATASTKEALLLAIEEENNVEFAFEAHRWFDLVRTGRTGAVLGLTNSQYWVFPFPYQDVLSDPDLEQNPGY from the coding sequence ATGAAAAGATATATCCTTGCGGCTGTGCTGACGGCCAGCCTGATTTCCTGCGACAAATACCTGGACGAAACGCCCAATAATGCCCTCCCCGCCGCTACGGCCATTCGGGATGCGGGTACGGCTCGGGCCGCCATTAATGGGGCGTATTCCCGCGTGCAGAGCTACTACGCCAGCGGTTATCCCACACTGGGCACGATTACGACGGACAATGTCATTTTTAACGGAACGCTGAGTCAGTACCTACAACTGGATCAGAATGCCGTTACACCCGATAATGCGATTACGCTGGACGTGTACCAGAGTATCTACCGGGCCATCAATACGGTGAATAGCATCATCGCTTACGTCCCGGCCATCAACGATCCGAACTTAGGCAGTACGGAAAAAAATACCATTCTGGGCGAAGCCTATTTCATTCGTGCTCTAGGCTACTTCGACCTGGGTCGGGCCTGGGGTGGGGTACAGTTACAACTGACGCCAACTACTACGCTAGACGGACTGAAGGGCATCAAACGCAGTACCCTGACGCAGACCTACGATCAGGTACTGGCCGATTTGACCAAAGCTGAAGAGTTGCTGGCCGAAGATGCCACGACCCGAAACCGGGCTCAGAAAAGTACGGCCCGTGCCTTGCGGGCTCGGGTGCATCTGTACCGGAAAGAGTGGGCGGAGGCTGAAACGTACGCTAGCCAGGTCATAGGAAATACGAAATATGCCTTAGTGAAGCCGTACAAAACCTTTTTTACGTCGCCGTTTTTGAGTCAGGAGTCGGTTTTTGAACTGAGCTTTTCTACCAATAACCGAAATAGTTACTGGAATTTATGGTACCCCAGCTCACTGGGTGGACAGTATACCTTGAAACCTTCGGCCACAATCGTAGAGAAATTGAATAACCCAGCGATTGGCGGCAGTCGCAAAGCTCTGCTGGCGGGTACGGGTAACAACGTATACGGTGTGCTCTACAATACCTCGGCGACGAGTACGGATCCTTCCTACGTCATTCGTATTGCCGAGTTATATCTGATACGGGCCGAAGCACGGGCTCAGCAAAACAAGCTTACCGAAGCTTTAGCGGATCTGAACACGGTACGTAGTCGGGCGGATGTTGCGGCAGCTACCGCGAGTACGAAAGAGGCTTTACTGTTGGCTATTGAGGAAGAAAATAACGTCGAATTCGCTTTTGAGGCCCACCGCTGGTTCGATCTGGTACGTACGGGCCGCACCGGCGCCGTGTTGGGCCTGACCAACTCACAATACTGGGTATTTCCCTTTCCGTACCAGGATGTCTTGTCTGATCCGGATCTGGAGCAAAATCCAGGGTATTGA